The following are encoded together in the Vicinamibacteria bacterium genome:
- a CDS encoding type II toxin-antitoxin system VapC family toxin produces MVLDTSALLALLLDEPEAEDFRAAVEDDPTRLVSAATLLETAIVIEARKGDAGGRELDLLIRTADITVVPVETDHVSEARRAYRRFGRGRHAAGLNFGDVFAYALARTSGEPLLFKGADFSKRDIRGVP; encoded by the coding sequence ATGGTTCTCGACACGTCGGCCTTGCTGGCCCTCCTGCTGGATGAACCCGAGGCGGAGGACTTCCGAGCCGCCGTGGAGGACGACCCCACCCGTCTCGTCTCCGCGGCGACTCTGCTCGAAACGGCGATCGTGATCGAAGCGCGAAAGGGTGACGCTGGCGGACGCGAGCTCGACCTGCTGATCCGCACTGCGGACATAACCGTGGTTCCCGTGGAGACCGATCACGTCTCCGAAGCGCGGCGGGCCTATCGGCGATTCGGCAGAGGCCGTCACGCCGCCGGGCTCAACTTCGGGGACGTCTTTGCTTACGCCCTCGCCCGGACCTCGGGCGAGCCGCTCCTGTTCAAAGGCGCCGACTTCTCGAAGAGGGAC